The following proteins come from a genomic window of Paucimonas lemoignei:
- a CDS encoding glyoxalase, whose translation MLDHIFLSVSDIERSIRFYEAVLEPLGITARLDYDGKDGPPGHPDLKGFGANGRMCFWLREGVVEGGSVHVGFVAHSKDEVETAHATALDHDGVDNGAPGARLHYDPNYYAANVLDPDGYSLEFVYKNWQHVQ comes from the coding sequence GTGCTGGATCATATTTTCCTGTCGGTTAGCGACATCGAACGCTCCATTCGTTTCTACGAGGCGGTGCTTGAGCCGCTGGGCATCACCGCACGGCTGGACTACGACGGCAAGGATGGCCCGCCTGGGCATCCTGACCTGAAGGGGTTTGGCGCCAATGGGCGGATGTGTTTCTGGTTGCGCGAGGGGGTTGTCGAAGGCGGGTCGGTGCATGTGGGTTTCGTCGCACACAGCAAAGATGAGGTTGAGACCGCCCATGCTACCGCGCTGGACCATGATGGCGTCGACAACGGCGCACCTGGAGCGCGTTTGCACTACGACCCCAATTACTACGCCGCCAATGTGTTGGACCCGGATGGGTACAGCCTCGAATTCGTCTACAAGAACTGGCAGCACGTCCAATGA
- a CDS encoding integral membrane protein produces the protein MKTLLIYGATGYTGRMAAQRAKALGLPFEIGGRNRQHLIDLAGQLGVPYRVFEADTDAARSLSGITVLLNFAGPFAHTAPALMAACIEAKVDYLDITAEINTYRLAEQLNVSAAAAGVMLLPGVGWDVVPTDSLAAHVARRVVNPLALSIALQVPGSMSRGSAMSVGEIIGAGVMARIDGELVPTPDAQPRHFDFGDGEVLCVPFSFGDLVTGWHTTRIPNIAMFVHISGDAFPEGDLSLLPDGPSAQERDANQARAVVEVMTQDGSRVCSRIETVNGYSYTPLAAIEAARRVLDGDRRPGFATPVGVFGVGFAQTIPGTIISDL, from the coding sequence ATGAAAACGCTTCTGATTTATGGCGCCACAGGCTATACCGGCCGTATGGCTGCCCAGCGGGCCAAGGCGCTGGGTCTGCCTTTCGAAATAGGCGGTCGCAATCGCCAGCACCTCATTGATCTCGCAGGCCAGTTGGGCGTGCCCTATCGCGTGTTCGAGGCAGATACCGACGCCGCCCGTTCGTTGTCAGGCATCACAGTCCTGCTGAACTTCGCAGGTCCCTTTGCGCATACGGCTCCAGCTTTGATGGCGGCGTGTATCGAAGCCAAGGTCGACTACCTGGATATCACCGCAGAGATCAATACCTATCGGCTGGCTGAGCAGTTGAATGTGTCTGCGGCGGCCGCAGGGGTGATGCTGTTGCCCGGCGTTGGCTGGGATGTCGTGCCCACCGATAGCCTGGCGGCGCACGTTGCCCGGCGCGTCGTTAATCCCTTGGCGTTGAGCATTGCACTCCAGGTGCCTGGGTCGATGTCGCGGGGTTCGGCGATGAGCGTTGGCGAGATCATTGGGGCGGGTGTGATGGCGCGAATCGATGGCGAACTGGTCCCGACTCCGGACGCCCAGCCACGCCATTTTGATTTCGGTGACGGCGAGGTCTTGTGTGTGCCGTTTTCATTCGGCGATTTGGTGACCGGTTGGCATACGACACGGATACCGAACATCGCGATGTTCGTGCATATCTCCGGTGATGCGTTTCCTGAGGGTGATTTGTCACTGCTGCCCGATGGTCCCAGTGCCCAGGAGCGTGATGCCAATCAAGCCCGCGCTGTGGTCGAAGTGATGACGCAAGATGGTAGCAGGGTGTGTTCGAGGATCGAGACGGTGAACGGATATTCCTACACACCGTTGGCGGCCATCGAGGCTGCACGGCGTGTTCTGGACGGTGACCGACGCCCCGGCTTTGCGACTCCCGTAGGCGTCTTCGGTGTCGGGTTCGCGCAGACTATTCCCGGGACGATCATCAGCGATCTCTAG
- the rhaS_7 gene encoding AraC family transcriptional regulator yields MAELRSIVMRARNKWTDTGLARVQMVRAEACADQVYQPMLHLVLQGQKTLSIGDAVSRYVAGSYFLVPVDVPATGQIHSAATDQPYLAVSLTLDPVVISTLLIEDLQTAKPSSASCFEPVPAPAEMIDAWLRMMRLMDHPHEAAVLGPMVEREILFRALQGPLGGMLRDVAHPEGRLAQIRRTTLWIREHYTEPFRVEPLAIMADMSVAAFYRHFKSVTAMTPIQYQKRLRLLRARWLMLFDTRDATSIAYTVGYESASQFSREYARLFGLPPARDAARFKLPPAIDTEPVQRSFAL; encoded by the coding sequence ATGGCAGAACTGCGCAGCATCGTGATGCGCGCACGCAATAAGTGGACCGATACAGGATTGGCTCGCGTGCAAATGGTCCGCGCCGAGGCCTGCGCCGACCAGGTCTATCAGCCCATGCTGCACCTGGTGCTTCAGGGTCAGAAGACGCTGTCGATAGGTGATGCAGTGTCTCGATACGTGGCGGGTAGCTATTTTCTGGTTCCAGTGGATGTTCCCGCGACGGGCCAGATTCATAGTGCCGCCACTGACCAACCCTATCTCGCTGTCAGCCTCACCCTGGACCCAGTAGTGATCTCGACGTTGTTGATCGAAGACCTGCAAACTGCAAAACCCTCCAGCGCATCCTGCTTTGAACCCGTGCCGGCCCCCGCCGAGATGATCGATGCCTGGTTGCGGATGATGCGCTTGATGGATCACCCTCATGAAGCTGCGGTTCTGGGCCCTATGGTCGAACGCGAGATCCTGTTTCGCGCATTACAGGGGCCCTTGGGCGGAATGCTACGAGACGTTGCGCACCCGGAGGGTCGACTGGCGCAAATTCGACGGACGACCCTGTGGATCCGCGAACATTACACCGAGCCGTTTCGCGTGGAGCCACTGGCGATAATGGCGGATATGAGCGTGGCGGCCTTCTACCGCCATTTCAAATCGGTGACCGCCATGACACCCATCCAATACCAGAAGCGCCTGCGCCTGCTGAGAGCACGCTGGTTGATGCTGTTCGACACGCGAGATGCCACGTCCATCGCGTACACCGTAGGCTACGAGAGCGCCTCGCAATTCAGCCGCGAGTACGCACGGCTTTTTGGTCTGCCGCCGGCGCGCGATGCAGCGAGATTCAAACTGCCGCCCGCCATTGACACAGAACCTGTGCAACGCAGCTTCGCCCTGTGA
- a CDS encoding short-chain dehydrogenase — MKLEGKIAVVTGASKGIGAGIAKALGAQGATVIVNYASSQIEAEAVVAHITGQGGRAYALQADMSTGADVVRLFETVKAEHGALDILVNNAGVAVFQMIDDLTEEAFHKQFNLNVLGYLLAVREAVKLLGAKGSIINISSILSTDPYLASSVYSATKGAVDTLTFALARELGVRGIRVNSILPGHTNTPGTHGNFAGELGEKLLAGTPLGRFGEPEDIAALAVFLASEDSHWITGESIRASGGVRGVGY, encoded by the coding sequence ATGAAACTCGAAGGAAAAATCGCGGTAGTGACAGGCGCCTCCAAGGGCATTGGCGCAGGCATTGCCAAGGCACTCGGCGCCCAGGGCGCGACAGTCATCGTCAATTACGCATCGAGCCAGATCGAAGCTGAGGCCGTCGTCGCACACATCACCGGGCAGGGAGGCAGGGCCTATGCCTTACAGGCCGACATGAGTACCGGCGCCGATGTCGTGCGTCTGTTCGAAACCGTAAAGGCTGAGCATGGAGCCCTGGATATCCTCGTCAACAACGCAGGCGTGGCCGTGTTCCAGATGATCGATGACCTCACCGAAGAGGCCTTCCACAAACAGTTCAACCTCAATGTGTTGGGCTACCTGCTGGCGGTGCGCGAGGCGGTCAAACTCTTGGGTGCCAAGGGTAGCATCATCAATATCAGCTCCATCCTCAGCACCGACCCTTACCTGGCCTCCAGTGTGTATTCGGCCACTAAGGGTGCTGTCGACACCTTGACCTTTGCTTTGGCGCGAGAGTTGGGCGTACGGGGCATCCGAGTCAATTCGATCCTGCCAGGACACACCAATACGCCAGGTACGCACGGCAACTTTGCGGGAGAGCTGGGCGAGAAGCTGCTGGCGGGGACACCGCTGGGGCGCTTTGGTGAGCCGGAAGATATCGCTGCGCTCGCGGTCTTCCTCGCATCCGAGGATTCGCATTGGATCACCGGAGAGTCCATTCGCGCTTCGGGCGGCGTGCGAGGGGTCGGTTACTGA
- a CDS encoding TetR family transcriptional regulator produces the protein MTDKIRQRRPAFDREAGVAIAQAMFHEHGFDAVSLTDLVEAMDIKPPSFYAAYGSKAELFEKAMLRYAREHALPLDKLLAPDRPVPEALAALLIAAAKQYGKDNVLRGCMITEGMRADDEVARQMAQNLADGGIKTIRDYLDQAIPEKAQCLTDYLSITLRGLSSAACNGMPRKRLIEAAQTAGRFIAHELGKE, from the coding sequence ATGACCGACAAAATCCGCCAACGCCGCCCTGCTTTTGACAGAGAGGCTGGAGTCGCCATCGCCCAGGCCATGTTCCACGAACATGGCTTCGATGCGGTGAGCCTCACGGATCTGGTCGAAGCCATGGATATCAAGCCGCCCAGCTTTTACGCTGCGTATGGCAGCAAGGCTGAGTTGTTCGAGAAGGCGATGCTGCGCTACGCCCGCGAGCACGCTTTGCCGTTGGACAAACTACTCGCTCCGGATCGACCAGTGCCTGAGGCGCTCGCCGCCTTGCTGATCGCGGCGGCGAAGCAGTATGGAAAAGACAATGTCTTGCGAGGCTGCATGATCACTGAAGGCATGCGCGCGGACGATGAAGTGGCCCGCCAGATGGCGCAAAACCTGGCAGACGGAGGTATCAAGACGATCCGGGATTATCTTGACCAGGCTATTCCCGAAAAAGCCCAATGCCTAACCGACTACCTTTCGATTACCCTGCGCGGGCTCTCGTCCGCAGCGTGTAACGGCATGCCCCGCAAACGGCTGATCGAGGCCGCGCAGACGGCAGGCCGGTTCATTGCTCATGAGCTGGGTAAGGAGTAG
- the butA gene encoding putative oxidoreductase has protein sequence MQFQDKVVLVTGGSSGLGLAIAQELAGQGATVVITGRRQEQLDKALSKLGGRASAVVADVSVVADLTALFDEIKSRHGRIDVLVANAGMGEIAPLGTITEAYFDRVFSTNVKGVTFTVQGALALMSKGSSIVIIGSTASIDPGPGLSVYGATKAALRTLVRSWTLDIKGSGVRINLLSPGPVDTPSLRHMLAEHAEAVIESLSEKSTIGRIGQAHEIGAAVAFLASDAASYINGVELCADGGASQC, from the coding sequence ATGCAGTTTCAAGACAAAGTCGTTCTCGTCACCGGAGGGTCTTCGGGATTGGGCCTTGCCATCGCCCAAGAATTGGCAGGTCAAGGTGCCACTGTGGTGATCACTGGACGTCGGCAGGAGCAACTGGACAAGGCATTATCAAAGCTCGGGGGGCGGGCCAGTGCGGTGGTAGCGGATGTGTCTGTAGTAGCCGATCTGACGGCGTTGTTTGACGAAATCAAATCCCGTCATGGCCGTATCGATGTGCTGGTGGCCAACGCCGGGATGGGCGAAATCGCCCCGCTGGGCACCATCACCGAGGCCTATTTCGATCGAGTATTCAGCACTAACGTAAAGGGCGTGACCTTCACCGTTCAGGGCGCCCTTGCGCTCATGAGCAAGGGCAGCAGCATTGTCATCATCGGCTCTACAGCCTCCATCGATCCTGGCCCTGGCTTGAGCGTGTACGGTGCAACCAAAGCGGCACTGCGCACTCTGGTCCGAAGCTGGACGCTCGATATCAAAGGCAGCGGGGTGCGCATCAACCTCTTGAGTCCGGGCCCTGTGGATACCCCTTCACTGCGTCATATGCTCGCGGAACACGCTGAGGCGGTGATCGAGTCCTTGAGTGAGAAAAGCACCATCGGGCGTATTGGCCAGGCTCATGAGATTGGCGCTGCCGTGGCCTTTCTGGCCAGTGACGCCGCCAGCTATATCAACGGTGTCGAACTGTGCGCGGATGGCGGGGCGTCGCAGTGCTAG
- the fabG_6 gene encoding 2-hydroxycyclohexanecarboxyl-CoA dehydrogenase, translating to MTIKRQALVTGANKGIGLAIAKGLAEEGFFVWIGARDRSRGEQAVAQLRHAGLDAGILELDVAVEDSVYRAAATLSAQIGALDVLVNNAGIAVDMTKAPSEVRMQDMKAVYEVNVFGPVRVTQAFLPLLKNADQARIVMMSSGVGSLTLITDPTSIYSTVNLLDYTSSKVALNAVTVSFAKELEPLGIKVNAVEPGHVRTDLNHNSGVLTPEEGATTVIKMALLGPDGPTGGFFRELRSAALVVT from the coding sequence ATGACTATCAAACGACAGGCGCTCGTCACCGGCGCAAATAAAGGCATCGGACTGGCGATTGCCAAAGGGCTTGCCGAGGAGGGGTTCTTTGTCTGGATCGGCGCTCGCGATCGGAGCCGTGGCGAGCAGGCAGTTGCCCAATTACGTCATGCCGGGCTCGATGCAGGGATCTTGGAACTGGACGTTGCGGTCGAAGACAGCGTGTATCGAGCGGCAGCGACTTTATCTGCTCAAATTGGTGCTCTGGATGTACTGGTCAACAACGCGGGGATCGCGGTGGACATGACTAAGGCACCCAGTGAAGTGCGAATGCAGGACATGAAAGCCGTTTACGAGGTCAATGTGTTTGGCCCCGTGCGCGTCACCCAAGCGTTCCTGCCCTTGCTGAAAAACGCCGACCAGGCCCGGATCGTCATGATGAGCAGCGGGGTTGGTTCGCTCACGTTGATAACCGATCCGACATCGATCTATTCGACCGTCAACCTTCTCGACTACACGTCGTCAAAAGTGGCGCTGAATGCCGTGACGGTCTCCTTCGCGAAAGAGCTCGAGCCGCTGGGTATCAAAGTGAATGCGGTCGAACCTGGGCATGTGCGGACCGATCTCAATCACAACTCCGGCGTATTGACGCCTGAAGAAGGGGCGACAACAGTCATTAAGATGGCGCTGCTGGGTCCCGATGGCCCTACCGGTGGTTTTTTTCGGGAGTTACGGTCGGCAGCCCTGGTAGTCACGTGA
- the xthA_1 gene encoding exodeoxyribonuclease III, with product MSTVKIATFNINGVRARLPILLSWLERESPDVVCLQELKATDLAFPIDEIREAGYGAIWQGQTSWNGVAILAKGMEPLEIRRGLPGNEKDTQSRYLEAAAHGVIVGCLYLPNGNPQPGPKFDYKLAWFEKLIEHAASLYASGHPVVLAGDYNVVPTDEDIYNTRSWLKDALLQPESRECFQRLMSQGWTDAIRACFPDERIYTFWDYFRNHWQTNSGLRIDHLLLNAETSARLQLAGVDHWPRNEPHASDHAPTWIELDMAG from the coding sequence ATGAGTACCGTGAAAATCGCCACCTTCAACATCAATGGCGTTCGTGCCCGCTTGCCGATTCTGCTGAGCTGGCTGGAGCGTGAATCGCCGGATGTGGTTTGCCTGCAAGAACTGAAGGCGACCGACCTGGCCTTCCCCATCGATGAAATTCGCGAAGCCGGTTACGGGGCGATCTGGCAGGGTCAAACGTCCTGGAACGGCGTGGCGATTCTGGCCAAGGGCATGGAGCCTCTGGAGATCCGGCGCGGTTTGCCGGGCAATGAGAAAGACACCCAGAGCCGCTATCTGGAAGCCGCCGCCCACGGCGTCATCGTCGGTTGCCTGTACCTGCCCAATGGCAACCCCCAGCCGGGGCCCAAGTTCGATTACAAGCTCGCCTGGTTCGAAAAACTCATTGAGCATGCGGCCTCGCTGTACGCCAGCGGGCACCCGGTGGTGTTGGCAGGCGATTACAACGTGGTGCCCACCGATGAGGACATCTACAACACCCGCTCGTGGCTCAAGGATGCGTTGTTGCAGCCAGAGAGCCGCGAGTGTTTCCAGCGGCTGATGAGCCAGGGCTGGACCGACGCTATCCGCGCCTGCTTCCCCGATGAACGTATCTATACCTTCTGGGATTACTTTCGTAACCATTGGCAGACCAACTCGGGGCTGCGCATTGATCACCTGCTGCTCAACGCCGAGACCAGCGCTCGGCTGCAATTGGCGGGGGTGGACCACTGGCCTCGTAATGAGCCTCATGCCAGTGATCATGCGCCGACGTGGATTGAGCTGGATATGGCGGGGTGA
- a CDS encoding ammonia monooxygenase — protein MSRAAGFSLHTLPKPLQWLGLIVLAGGAAQLLRYWQMPAALFLGPMLVAIGFGVMGATIRVHKNLFRLGQGTVGVLIAHSMTMAVLVTALHSWHVMLFATALTVLLSAAVGLGLVRFGGIAGSTAAWGTSPGAASAMVAMSEDYGADSRVVATMQYVRVVCVVMIGAIVSRLIGVEGGATQNHSADVALQGINLLNFALSLAVIVFGIVVASKIPAGALMGPLLIGGALQLSGLLQITLPSWMLALAYGSIGAYVGLRFDRPTIAYVWRRLPAMILGSLILIVLCALSAWLIAVMLNKDYLSVYLATSPGGLDAMAIIAIDTHSDVGFVLAMQTLRLIGVILTGAFLARQIIRLTDKRLPSH, from the coding sequence TTGTCCCGTGCCGCTGGCTTTTCTCTGCACACTCTCCCTAAACCATTGCAGTGGCTAGGCCTGATCGTACTCGCTGGCGGCGCCGCGCAACTGCTCAGATACTGGCAAATGCCAGCGGCGCTGTTTCTCGGCCCGATGCTGGTGGCCATTGGTTTCGGGGTGATGGGCGCTACTATCCGGGTGCACAAAAACCTCTTCCGCCTGGGTCAGGGCACGGTCGGCGTGCTGATCGCCCACTCGATGACCATGGCCGTACTGGTCACCGCCCTGCACTCCTGGCACGTCATGCTGTTTGCCACCGCTTTGACCGTACTGCTCAGCGCGGCGGTCGGCCTGGGGCTAGTGCGCTTTGGCGGCATCGCGGGCAGCACCGCGGCCTGGGGCACGTCGCCGGGCGCTGCGTCGGCGATGGTCGCCATGTCCGAAGACTACGGCGCCGACTCGCGAGTGGTTGCAACGATGCAATACGTGCGGGTGGTCTGCGTGGTGATGATCGGCGCGATTGTCAGCCGCTTGATCGGTGTCGAAGGTGGCGCCACCCAAAACCACAGCGCCGATGTGGCCCTGCAAGGCATCAACCTGCTGAACTTTGCCTTGAGCCTGGCCGTCATCGTGTTCGGCATCGTTGTCGCCAGCAAGATACCGGCCGGGGCGCTGATGGGCCCCCTGCTGATCGGCGGCGCCTTGCAACTGAGCGGGCTGCTGCAGATCACCCTGCCGTCCTGGATGCTGGCCCTGGCATACGGCTCGATTGGCGCCTACGTCGGCCTGCGCTTTGATCGGCCGACCATCGCCTATGTCTGGCGCCGCCTGCCCGCGATGATCCTTGGCTCGCTGATTCTGATTGTGCTCTGCGCGCTGTCGGCCTGGTTGATCGCGGTGATGCTCAACAAGGACTACTTGTCGGTCTACCTCGCCACCAGCCCCGGTGGCCTGGACGCCATGGCAATCATCGCCATCGACACCCATTCCGACGTCGGCTTCGTGCTGGCCATGCAGACCTTGCGACTGATTGGCGTGATCCTCACAGGCGCCTTTCTGGCCCGGCAAATCATCCGCCTGACGGATAAACGCCTGCCATCACACTGA
- the cynR_2 gene encoding regulatory protein LysR, translating into MDLRDLTYFETIAELGHLGRAAQKLNRSQPALTKSIQRLEESFGTRLFQRDGRRIKLTPVGELLQARGKVLQQSIAQTQREVRDFASGAVGNIRVGCASTMAEYLLPKLTSALLQRTPDITLKMVIGQDDLLRESLRSGQLDMIICALITDDEQFQSFAILKDEAVVIASKDHPIFKGRYSMADLCTYRWVLPPTGVSSRKWLDRVFAAENLPLPVVQIEANSIPLLPGLIERTSLLSFTARETLEFGNNMQHLREVVVKQTTMKRTIGCTVRKGGYLSPAAQAMVQMLHESSGEFLSWS; encoded by the coding sequence ATGGATCTGCGCGATCTCACCTATTTTGAAACGATTGCCGAGCTAGGCCACCTGGGTCGCGCGGCGCAGAAGCTCAACCGCAGCCAGCCCGCGCTGACCAAAAGCATCCAGCGTCTGGAGGAATCATTCGGGACGCGGCTGTTTCAGCGCGATGGGCGGCGTATCAAGCTGACGCCAGTCGGCGAGTTGTTGCAGGCCAGAGGCAAGGTGTTGCAGCAGAGCATTGCCCAGACCCAGCGCGAGGTGCGGGATTTCGCCAGCGGTGCGGTGGGCAATATTCGGGTGGGTTGCGCCTCCACCATGGCCGAGTACCTATTGCCGAAACTGACCTCGGCCTTGTTGCAACGCACGCCGGACATCACCCTGAAAATGGTTATTGGTCAGGACGACCTGTTGCGCGAGTCCCTGCGTTCCGGGCAGTTGGACATGATCATTTGCGCGCTGATCACGGACGATGAGCAATTCCAGAGTTTTGCCATCCTCAAGGATGAGGCGGTGGTGATCGCCAGCAAGGACCACCCGATCTTCAAGGGCCGCTACAGCATGGCCGACCTGTGCACCTATCGCTGGGTGTTGCCGCCTACCGGCGTGTCGTCGCGCAAATGGCTGGATCGGGTTTTCGCCGCTGAAAATCTGCCCTTGCCGGTGGTGCAGATTGAAGCCAATTCGATTCCCTTGCTCCCCGGCCTGATCGAGCGCACCAGCCTGCTGAGCTTCACCGCCAGGGAAACCCTGGAGTTCGGTAACAACATGCAACACTTGCGCGAGGTCGTCGTCAAACAGACCACCATGAAGCGCACCATTGGCTGCACCGTGCGTAAAGGGGGCTATCTGTCGCCCGCCGCCCAGGCCATGGTGCAGATGCTGCATGAGAGCAGCGGAGAATTTTTGAGCTGGAGTTGA
- a CDS encoding nucleoside 2-deoxyribosyltransferase, whose product MHITTNPRVYLAGFDVFRQDAIEHGQYLKALCSAHSLEGLYPFDNEVASNLPPQETASVICAMNIAMIRGCDAVLANLNVFRGLEPDSGTAFEVGIAVALNKPVWVYFDPVHSLRDLVPHDLNGCDQQGYVVEDFGLPRNLMLACSWAGSSSTVELAAEALAIYLARHKPHL is encoded by the coding sequence ATGCACATCACCACTAACCCCCGGGTCTACCTGGCAGGCTTCGATGTGTTCCGCCAGGACGCCATCGAGCATGGGCAATACCTCAAGGCCCTGTGCAGCGCCCACAGCCTGGAGGGTTTATATCCGTTCGATAACGAGGTGGCCAGCAACCTGCCCCCACAGGAAACAGCCAGCGTGATTTGCGCGATGAACATCGCGATGATTCGCGGGTGCGACGCGGTACTGGCCAATCTCAATGTATTCCGCGGCCTGGAGCCGGACTCAGGCACGGCGTTCGAAGTCGGCATCGCGGTGGCGCTGAACAAGCCGGTGTGGGTGTACTTCGATCCGGTGCATTCGCTGCGCGACCTGGTGCCCCATGACCTCAACGGCTGTGATCAGCAGGGTTACGTGGTGGAGGACTTCGGTCTGCCGAGAAATCTGATGCTGGCCTGCAGCTGGGCGGGGAGCAGTTCCACGGTGGAACTGGCGGCTGAGGCGCTGGCGATCTATTTGGCCAGACATAAACCGCACCTGTAG
- a CDS encoding nuclease, which yields MSGPRVNLAVNTSPLENPFYYLENFRQVLDWIARRYDDLLEEQERRFIASFARLPQEAQGLLVRMVMRKGSLFRASKLSYAELGDTLLAVQPLLENGWVDPRPALSLEQLFVLLRKAELAACFHAHGVRATQRKDELLTALQPLHSTAQALQDWYAGFDETIFALTVMPICDRLRLLYFGNLYQEWSEFVLADLGVYRYEKVEFSADSRAIVQRADIDVCLELHACRQALDEGAPLPELARRALDIETLNPWLQMRRAKALFQLGQQAERLQDWPLALSVYQQSDYPGARARRIRVLERAEDYAGALTLLELAQAAPESAAEVQQLLRVQPRLQRKLGMPGKARRVTRQVERVDVRVAPRPDLSVEQLIRQHLAEEGSEVHYVENALINSLFGLLCWPAIFAPLPGAFFHPFHTGPSDLHSPDFYQRRADLFDSCLAQLDSDAWQDTIRHHYQSKYGLQSPFVFWGALTEPLLEQALQCLPVEHLRHWFRRLLLDIKANRTGMPDLIQFFPAQRRYRMIEVKGPGDKLQDNQLRWLDFCAEHGMPVVVCYVQWEEQASVESL from the coding sequence ATGTCTGGCCCTCGCGTGAATCTGGCAGTGAACACGTCACCTCTTGAAAACCCGTTCTATTACCTTGAAAACTTTCGTCAGGTGCTGGACTGGATCGCCCGGCGTTATGACGACCTGCTCGAAGAACAGGAGCGTCGCTTCATCGCTTCGTTCGCCCGCTTGCCGCAGGAGGCACAGGGGCTGCTGGTGCGCATGGTGATGCGCAAAGGGTCGCTGTTTCGGGCGAGCAAGCTCAGCTATGCGGAGTTGGGCGACACCTTGCTCGCGGTGCAGCCGCTGCTGGAAAACGGCTGGGTGGATCCGCGTCCGGCGTTGAGCCTTGAACAATTGTTTGTGCTGTTGCGCAAGGCCGAACTCGCCGCCTGTTTCCATGCCCATGGCGTGCGTGCCACGCAACGCAAGGACGAACTGCTGACTGCGTTGCAGCCACTGCACTCCACGGCACAGGCCCTGCAGGACTGGTACGCCGGTTTCGACGAAACCATCTTCGCCCTGACCGTGATGCCGATCTGTGACCGGTTGCGGCTGCTGTACTTTGGCAATCTCTACCAGGAGTGGTCTGAATTCGTGTTGGCGGACCTGGGCGTGTATCGCTACGAGAAGGTCGAGTTTTCCGCTGACTCGCGGGCCATCGTGCAGCGCGCCGACATCGACGTTTGCCTTGAACTGCATGCCTGCCGTCAGGCCCTGGACGAGGGCGCGCCGCTGCCTGAATTGGCCCGGCGTGCCCTGGACATCGAGACCCTCAACCCGTGGCTGCAAATGCGCCGGGCCAAAGCCCTGTTCCAACTGGGCCAGCAGGCCGAGCGCTTGCAGGATTGGCCGTTGGCTCTGAGTGTCTACCAACAGAGCGATTATCCCGGAGCCCGAGCCCGGCGCATCCGGGTGCTGGAGCGTGCCGAGGACTACGCTGGCGCCCTGACACTGCTCGAACTCGCCCAGGCGGCGCCGGAAAGTGCCGCTGAAGTGCAGCAACTGTTGCGGGTACAGCCGCGTTTGCAGCGCAAGCTCGGAATGCCGGGCAAGGCGCGACGGGTGACGCGCCAGGTCGAACGGGTGGATGTGCGGGTGGCGCCCAGGCCGGACCTCAGCGTTGAACAACTGATCCGGCAGCATCTGGCGGAGGAGGGCAGCGAAGTGCATTACGTCGAGAATGCGCTGATCAATTCCCTGTTCGGGCTGTTGTGCTGGCCGGCGATTTTCGCCCCGTTACCGGGAGCGTTCTTCCATCCGTTCCACACCGGGCCCAGCGATTTACACAGCCCTGACTTCTATCAGCGTCGCGCCGACCTGTTTGACAGCTGCCTGGCCCAGCTCGACAGCGACGCGTGGCAGGACACCATCCGCCACCACTACCAGAGCAAATATGGTCTGCAGTCGCCCTTTGTCTTTTGGGGTGCCTTGACCGAGCCCTTGCTGGAACAGGCGCTGCAGTGCCTGCCGGTGGAACATCTGCGCCACTGGTTCCGCCGCCTGCTGCTCGACATCAAGGCCAATCGCACGGGGATGCCGGACCTGATCCAGTTCTTCCCGGCCCAACGCCGCTACCGAATGATCGAAGTCAAAGGTCCCGGCGACAAACTTCAGGACAACCAACTGCGCTGGCTGGATTTCTGTGCCGAGCATGGCATGCCGGTGGTGGTGTGTTATGTGCAGTGGGAAGAGCAGGCATCAGTTGAATCCCTGTAG